From Limibacillus halophilus, the proteins below share one genomic window:
- a CDS encoding transglutaminase-like domain-containing protein: MLIRYGYDITVNCQQATPMVCLMAVHDDRAKDIRSPEVVVTNPHVQTRTYRDLFGNICRRFLAPAGDFSIWSDGTIEDDGICDPIRSEAKEIPVADLPDGCLLYLMGSRYCETDRLSQIAWDLFQNVSPGWARVQAICDFVHQHIAFGYQNARATRTALDAYQERVGVCRDYAHLAIALCRCMNIPARYVNGYLGDIGVPIVDPADFSAWIEVFLDGRWMVFDPRNNVPRIGRIVVARGRDAADIPLINSFGPHVMKSFRVWTYDITELAVEA, from the coding sequence ATGCTCATCCGGTACGGATACGACATCACGGTTAATTGCCAGCAGGCCACCCCGATGGTCTGCCTGATGGCTGTGCATGATGATCGCGCCAAGGACATTCGGTCACCTGAAGTGGTCGTCACCAATCCGCACGTTCAGACTCGCACTTACCGAGATCTGTTTGGAAATATTTGTCGCCGATTCCTGGCGCCGGCAGGCGATTTTTCGATCTGGAGCGATGGCACGATAGAAGATGACGGTATCTGTGACCCGATCCGGTCAGAGGCGAAGGAAATACCGGTTGCAGATCTGCCTGACGGATGCCTGCTCTATTTGATGGGCAGTCGCTATTGCGAAACCGATAGACTTAGCCAAATCGCTTGGGATTTGTTTCAAAACGTCAGCCCGGGGTGGGCTCGTGTTCAGGCGATTTGTGATTTCGTGCATCAGCATATCGCGTTTGGATACCAAAACGCGCGCGCTACAAGAACCGCCCTCGACGCTTATCAAGAGCGGGTTGGTGTATGCCGAGATTATGCACACCTGGCGATCGCGCTCTGTAGATGCATGAACATTCCTGCGCGATATGTGAATGGATACCTCGGCGATATCGGCGTTCCCATAGTTGACCCGGCGGACTTCAGTGCGTGGATTGAAGTGTTTCTAGACGGACGCTGGATGGTCTTCGACCCTCGCAACAATGTGCCGCGCATCGGCAGGATCGTCGTGGCGCGTGGGCGCGATGCTGCCGACATCCCCCTGATCAACTCGTTCGGCCCGCATGTCATGAAATCATTCCGTGTTTGGACTTATGACATCACTGAATTGGCCGTAGAAGCGTGA
- a CDS encoding nitrate/nitrite transporter encodes MSTFAFAVCFAVWTLFSIIGVRIKQDLGLSETEFGLLVATPILTGSLSRIFLGIWTDQYGGRLVFVLVMVCSAAAAWLLSSVETYPMFLLAALGVGLAGGAFAVGVAYVTKWYPQEKQGTALGIFGVGNVGAAITNFGAPFLLVAFGWETTAQVYSVALLVAAALFYFFTKEDPVTAARRARHERPQSTLLALEPLKNLQVWRFALYYFFVFGAFVALALWLPRYLVGVYDLDIKTAGILAAFYSVPASLFRAYGGHLSDRYGARKVMYWTFGISILCTFMLSYPKTDYTIHGIEGPISFSTEMGLIPFVITIFVLGFFMSLGKAAVYKHIPVYYPKHVGSVGGLVGMIGGLGGFVLPITFGVVNDLTGIWTSCFMLLFAVAAVSLLWMHFAVRRMERAALEQELGSLPELPEMQPIHKPEHAKGPSALIEDWRPDDAAFWESTGRRIAQRNLWISIPCLLLSFAIWMVWSVVVAKLPAVGFTYTTDQLFWLAALPGVSGATLRIFYSFMVPIFGGRLWTTLTTASLLIPAFGIGYAVRNPDTPYLIFLILALLCGFGGGNFASSMANISFFFPKSQKGNALALNAGLGNAGVSVMQFLVPIVITAGVFGVIGGEPQMTSDAERLWLQNAGFIWVPFLIVATVAAWLGMNDIASAMASFKEQSVIFSRRHNWIMCWLYTGTFGSFIGYSAGFPLLARTQFPEVDSLQYVFLGPLIGALSRAATGWIADRFGGARVTLWVFLLMIAAVAGVLYFLGIKDQPGAFWGFFAMFMVLFLATGIGNASTFQMIPVIMRSEMGRLMPSLSTQERIRQAEKESAAIIGFTSAIAAYGAFFIPKAYGSSIALTGGPSLALWGFMAFYVTCVVITWFVYTRRGGLLHDIERNGATADTSPSPTTR; translated from the coding sequence ATGAGCACCTTTGCCTTTGCGGTCTGCTTTGCAGTTTGGACGCTCTTTTCCATCATCGGCGTGCGTATCAAACAAGACCTCGGACTTTCCGAGACAGAGTTTGGGCTGCTGGTTGCCACCCCGATACTCACAGGGTCCTTGAGCCGCATTTTCCTTGGCATCTGGACGGACCAGTATGGCGGGCGGCTTGTCTTTGTCTTGGTCATGGTCTGTTCGGCCGCCGCCGCCTGGCTGCTGTCATCGGTCGAAACCTATCCAATGTTCCTGCTGGCGGCGTTGGGTGTGGGATTGGCTGGCGGGGCCTTCGCCGTAGGCGTTGCCTACGTCACCAAATGGTACCCTCAAGAAAAGCAAGGGACCGCGCTGGGTATATTCGGTGTCGGCAACGTGGGCGCGGCGATCACCAATTTCGGCGCGCCATTTCTGTTGGTGGCTTTCGGCTGGGAGACGACGGCGCAGGTCTATTCCGTAGCGCTCTTGGTTGCCGCCGCGCTTTTCTACTTCTTCACCAAGGAGGACCCCGTCACGGCGGCGCGGCGCGCCAGGCATGAGCGGCCACAGAGCACCCTCCTGGCGCTGGAGCCTTTGAAAAACCTGCAGGTCTGGCGCTTCGCGCTTTATTACTTCTTCGTTTTCGGGGCTTTTGTAGCGCTGGCGTTATGGCTTCCGCGTTATTTGGTCGGTGTTTATGACCTGGATATCAAGACGGCGGGTATCCTGGCAGCCTTCTACTCGGTGCCGGCCAGCCTTTTTCGCGCTTACGGCGGGCACCTTTCCGACAGGTACGGCGCGCGCAAGGTCATGTACTGGACCTTTGGCATATCGATTCTCTGCACCTTCATGCTGTCCTATCCGAAGACGGACTACACCATCCACGGCATCGAAGGGCCGATCAGCTTTTCCACCGAGATGGGACTGATCCCCTTCGTCATCACGATTTTCGTCCTCGGTTTCTTTATGTCCCTGGGCAAGGCCGCCGTCTACAAGCACATTCCGGTCTACTATCCCAAACACGTCGGTTCGGTGGGGGGACTCGTCGGCATGATCGGCGGTCTTGGCGGCTTCGTGCTGCCCATAACCTTCGGCGTGGTCAATGACCTCACGGGCATCTGGACGAGCTGTTTCATGCTGCTCTTCGCGGTCGCCGCAGTGTCCTTGCTGTGGATGCACTTCGCAGTTCGCCGGATGGAACGGGCAGCCCTTGAGCAAGAGCTTGGTTCGCTCCCAGAGCTTCCCGAAATGCAACCCATACACAAACCGGAGCACGCTAAAGGACCAAGCGCACTCATCGAGGACTGGCGGCCTGACGACGCGGCATTCTGGGAAAGCACCGGACGGCGCATCGCTCAACGGAATCTATGGATTTCCATACCCTGCCTCCTGCTGTCGTTTGCGATCTGGATGGTCTGGAGCGTCGTCGTCGCGAAACTGCCCGCCGTCGGTTTCACCTACACCACGGACCAGCTGTTCTGGCTGGCGGCACTACCGGGTGTTTCCGGCGCCACGCTGCGGATTTTCTACTCCTTCATGGTGCCGATTTTTGGCGGCAGGCTCTGGACCACACTCACCACCGCCTCGCTCCTGATCCCGGCATTCGGTATCGGCTACGCCGTGCGCAACCCGGATACGCCCTATCTGATTTTCCTGATTCTGGCTCTGCTTTGCGGCTTCGGCGGCGGAAACTTCGCCTCCTCCATGGCGAACATCAGTTTCTTCTTCCCGAAAAGCCAGAAAGGCAACGCGCTGGCTTTGAACGCCGGGCTCGGGAACGCCGGTGTCAGTGTCATGCAGTTTCTCGTGCCCATCGTCATCACGGCCGGCGTGTTCGGCGTTATCGGCGGCGAGCCGCAGATGACCAGCGATGCCGAAAGGCTTTGGCTGCAAAACGCCGGCTTCATCTGGGTGCCTTTCCTGATCGTCGCCACCGTCGCTGCGTGGTTGGGCATGAACGATATCGCCTCGGCCATGGCGTCCTTCAAAGAGCAATCCGTGATCTTTTCGCGCAGGCATAACTGGATCATGTGCTGGCTCTACACTGGAACCTTCGGTTCATTCATCGGTTATTCAGCGGGATTTCCCTTGCTGGCCAGGACGCAGTTTCCGGAAGTTGATTCCCTGCAGTACGTGTTCCTCGGCCCCCTGATCGGCGCTCTTTCACGGGCCGCAACCGGCTGGATCGCGGACCGTTTCGGCGGTGCGCGGGTCACGCTTTGGGTTTTCCTGCTGATGATCGCCGCGGTAGCAGGCGTGCTCTACTTCTTGGGCATCAAGGATCAACCAGGCGCGTTCTGGGGGTTCTTCGCGATGTTCATGGTGCTCTTCCTGGCAACCGGCATCGGCAATGCTTCCACCTTCCAGATGATCCCTGTCATCATGAGGAGCGAGATGGGCCGCCTGATGCCAAGCCTGTCGACCCAGGAGCGCATCCGGCAGGCGGAGAAGGAGTCTGCCGCGATCATAGGCTTCACCTCGGCTATCGCCGCCTACGGCGCATTCTTCATCCCCAAGGCTTACGGCAGCTCAATCGCCCTTACGGGCGGACCATCCCTCGCGCTTTGGGGTTTCATGGCCTTTTACGTCACTTGCGTGGTCATCACCTGGTTCGTTTACACGCGCCGTGGCGGGCTGCTGCACGACATCGAGCGAAACGGGGCCACCGCCGATACTTCCCCTTCCCCGACTACACGATAG